The following coding sequences lie in one Niabella agricola genomic window:
- a CDS encoding glycosyl hydrolase family 95 catalytic domain-containing protein: MRKISTIITGLFLVLVARSQEANKNRSLFNVDYQKLVSRADLVYDRPASRSEAGQPVGNGRMGSLVWTTPSQVSMQVNRVDVFASNSASNNFFERNTDYCGGTGFVDLDFGEPVFEGKDFRQQLSCYNAVSTISGKAVQAKVLAWNEADVMAVAIKDNRATTRPLTVNLRMLRMPVSLRGNHAAISTIETRGERILLKQVFKEDDYYCSSAVVIGVTGAKATAEKTNAMAVRLNIAGGTTDAHVFIASAASFDSTVDVVSAALRKLEAAQQKGYDGIEASNRMWWSHFWQQSFVHLNSADGVADEIEKNYTYFLYVMGSSSRGDFPTKFNGMLWTTGGDARQWGGAFWGANQSCYYEALYPTNHLELMNPMFQMYTNAYPSFERAALQQWGSKGIFIPETVGFDGVPALPDDIAAEMRDLYLIRKPWEQRSKRFMDYAFAKQPFLSRWNWKHIGKWKDGLWEYTERGDGPYGPVNHIFSRGAKIAYQYWQKYEYTKDLNWLREKAYPMLKGMAEFYRNFPNVKKEKDGRYHIRHVNDNESIWGGHNTVEEISSMMGIFPVVIKASELLNTDAAMRPVWKEFMTHLSPLTTTKDYPDMASQPEAWVGSLPPTSPIRGNGKRLPDGNTMPVWFFDLCNPGGNPAMLRIAHNTFNGYFRNTSFKETFPHVLSKIPAAAAVLGRADAVRALIPNQLKGAVRNPVLENRMDLSEGFYTTNIQRIGRASDALHLALCQSAPPAPGGDPVIRVFPAWPNNWDAQFSLLCRGNFLASASVRKGRVEFVELISNAGETCRVQNPWPGSKVMVYKNGRQLQQLKADILVMDTKVQDRILLVPSSTDPAKLVRKVL, from the coding sequence ATGAGGAAAATCAGTACCATTATTACCGGACTCTTTCTTGTGCTGGTAGCTCGTAGCCAGGAAGCAAATAAGAATCGTTCTTTGTTTAATGTCGATTATCAAAAGCTGGTGTCGCGGGCCGACCTCGTATACGATCGGCCGGCATCCCGGAGCGAAGCCGGACAGCCGGTGGGCAACGGGCGTATGGGAAGCCTGGTATGGACCACGCCATCCCAGGTGAGCATGCAGGTCAACCGGGTGGATGTGTTTGCCAGCAACTCGGCTTCCAATAATTTTTTTGAGCGGAACACCGACTATTGCGGTGGTACCGGCTTTGTTGATCTGGATTTCGGTGAGCCGGTATTTGAGGGTAAGGACTTCCGGCAGCAGTTGTCTTGTTACAACGCTGTATCAACCATATCGGGCAAGGCCGTGCAGGCAAAAGTGCTGGCCTGGAATGAAGCCGATGTGATGGCGGTGGCGATTAAAGATAACCGTGCCACGACAAGGCCGTTGACGGTGAATCTCCGGATGCTGCGGATGCCGGTTTCGCTGCGCGGTAATCACGCTGCTATATCTACGATCGAAACAAGGGGCGAACGCATCCTGTTGAAACAGGTATTTAAAGAAGACGATTATTACTGCAGTTCCGCGGTGGTGATCGGAGTTACGGGAGCCAAGGCCACTGCCGAAAAAACCAATGCAATGGCGGTGCGGTTGAACATCGCCGGAGGAACGACCGATGCCCATGTTTTTATAGCAAGCGCTGCTTCCTTTGACTCAACTGTGGATGTAGTATCGGCTGCCCTGCGCAAGCTGGAAGCGGCACAGCAAAAAGGTTACGACGGAATCGAAGCATCCAACCGGATGTGGTGGAGTCATTTCTGGCAGCAGTCCTTTGTGCACCTGAACAGCGCAGACGGAGTAGCGGATGAGATCGAAAAAAATTACACTTATTTTCTCTATGTAATGGGATCCAGTTCCCGCGGTGATTTCCCCACAAAATTCAATGGTATGCTGTGGACCACCGGTGGCGATGCGCGGCAATGGGGTGGCGCTTTCTGGGGAGCAAATCAAAGCTGTTATTATGAAGCCCTGTATCCCACGAACCACCTCGAATTAATGAATCCGATGTTTCAGATGTATACCAACGCATATCCCTCGTTTGAGCGGGCGGCTTTACAGCAATGGGGATCGAAGGGCATCTTTATACCGGAAACGGTTGGTTTCGACGGGGTGCCGGCATTACCGGACGACATTGCTGCAGAGATGCGCGACCTCTACCTGATCCGGAAGCCCTGGGAACAGCGTTCAAAAAGATTTATGGATTACGCTTTTGCCAAACAACCCTTTCTCAGCCGGTGGAACTGGAAACATATCGGTAAATGGAAAGATGGATTGTGGGAATATACCGAACGCGGGGATGGGCCCTATGGTCCGGTAAACCATATTTTTTCGCGTGGTGCCAAGATTGCGTATCAATACTGGCAAAAGTACGAATACACAAAGGACCTCAACTGGCTGCGGGAAAAGGCCTATCCCATGTTAAAGGGTATGGCGGAGTTCTACCGCAATTTTCCGAATGTAAAAAAAGAAAAGGATGGGAGGTATCATATCCGGCATGTAAACGATAACGAGTCCATCTGGGGTGGTCATAATACCGTGGAAGAGATATCATCGATGATGGGCATTTTCCCGGTGGTGATCAAAGCTTCAGAGCTGCTAAACACCGATGCCGCCATGCGACCGGTTTGGAAGGAATTCATGACGCATCTTTCACCGCTGACGACCACAAAAGATTATCCGGATATGGCATCGCAGCCGGAGGCCTGGGTAGGATCACTGCCACCTACCAGCCCCATCCGCGGAAACGGCAAACGCCTGCCGGATGGCAATACCATGCCGGTATGGTTCTTTGATCTTTGTAACCCCGGGGGCAACCCCGCCATGCTGCGCATTGCCCATAATACCTTTAACGGGTATTTCCGCAATACATCCTTTAAAGAAACCTTTCCGCATGTATTGTCAAAAATACCGGCAGCCGCCGCCGTACTCGGACGGGCAGATGCAGTACGCGCACTGATTCCTAACCAGCTGAAAGGGGCGGTGCGGAATCCGGTTCTCGAAAACCGGATGGATCTGAGCGAAGGTTTTTACACCACCAATATCCAGCGCATCGGGCGGGCTTCAGATGCCCTGCACCTGGCCCTGTGCCAGAGCGCTCCACCCGCGCCGGGCGGTGATCCGGTGATCCGGGTATTTCCGGCCTGGCCCAACAACTGGGATGCGCAATTCAGCCTGCTCTGCCGGGGAAATTTTCTGGCTTCCGCTTCTGTGAGAAAAGGAAGGGTTGAGTTTGTAGAATTGATATCCAATGCAGGGGAAACCTGCCGGGTTCAAAACCCATGGCCGGGCAGCAAGGTTATGGTTTACAAGAACGGCCGGCAACTGCAGCAGCTAAAAGCGGATATACTGGTAATGGACACAAAAGTACAGGATCGCATTTTGCTGGTACCCTCCAGTACAGATCCCGCAAAACTGGTCCGGAAGGTGTTATAA
- a CDS encoding SGNH/GDSL hydrolase family protein, whose amino-acid sequence MEYKKWLLLLFVAGALTYKSGAQVITDRKEVVWKGFKRVTFKLNGNEAWYTIPPAPMEDNLWVWRAYFPEWHTDMDSLLLRKGLYIAYIDASDRFGHASAMNRWDDLYVYLTTQLHFAARPALEAVSRGGLYAYGWAKRNPSKVSCIYAEAPVCDFTSWPAGKGKGKGAPAEWQKLLKVYGLTEMEALQYPDQPKDNLEALAAYKVPVVHVIGLQDQIVPAEENSLALVQNYIRHGGPATVIPMTRGKQDLEGHHFPIENVTSLADFIFENVRKQPQPLPADAYIRAYGKLDNLLFRVRHKETVTVAFLGGSITNMTGWRNKVEQYLAERYPETHFRFLNAGIPSLGSLPHAFRLQKDVLDQGRVDLLFLEAAVNDRVNGTPEIQQRRALEGIVRHALGSNPAMDIVLMGFADEFKLADFQAGKEPPEISLHEAIARHYRLPFINLAAEVNARIAHQEFTWEYDFKNLHPAPFGQELYFNAIKTLLQKQLEGAVPRAIAGREIPPAMDPLHYAGGKYAPVKDASVKTGFVLHPDWQPADGVGTRPGFVKVPVLEGATAGASTRFSFRGSSVGIAVVSGPDAGMIRYSIDGGPEQTADLYTQWSKGLHLPWYLLLRDGLKKGRHHLDITVADQQHPQSKGHAVRIVYFLVNGE is encoded by the coding sequence ATGGAATATAAAAAATGGTTGTTGCTATTGTTTGTTGCGGGGGCTTTAACGTATAAAAGCGGCGCACAGGTCATTACCGATCGGAAGGAAGTCGTATGGAAGGGATTTAAGCGGGTAACCTTTAAGCTGAATGGTAATGAAGCCTGGTATACAATACCTCCTGCACCAATGGAAGACAATCTCTGGGTGTGGCGCGCTTATTTCCCCGAATGGCATACCGATATGGACAGTCTCTTGTTGCGTAAAGGCCTGTATATCGCCTATATCGATGCCAGCGACCGCTTCGGGCATGCCAGTGCCATGAACCGGTGGGATGACCTGTATGTCTACCTCACTACACAACTACATTTTGCAGCACGGCCGGCACTGGAAGCCGTAAGCCGGGGCGGATTATATGCATACGGTTGGGCAAAGCGCAATCCGTCAAAAGTAAGCTGCATATATGCAGAGGCACCGGTATGTGACTTTACCAGCTGGCCTGCAGGGAAAGGAAAAGGCAAAGGCGCTCCCGCAGAATGGCAGAAATTGCTGAAGGTATACGGGCTTACGGAAATGGAGGCCCTGCAATACCCCGATCAGCCAAAGGACAATCTTGAAGCACTGGCTGCCTACAAGGTTCCTGTTGTGCACGTGATCGGACTGCAGGACCAGATCGTTCCGGCGGAAGAGAACAGCCTGGCCCTGGTTCAAAACTATATACGACATGGAGGGCCGGCAACCGTTATTCCGATGACCCGCGGAAAGCAGGACCTGGAGGGGCATCATTTTCCGATAGAAAATGTAACGTCGCTGGCGGATTTTATTTTCGAAAATGTACGGAAACAACCTCAGCCTTTGCCGGCAGATGCCTATATCCGCGCTTATGGAAAACTGGATAACCTGTTATTCCGCGTCCGGCATAAGGAAACAGTAACCGTAGCATTTCTGGGTGGCTCGATCACCAATATGACGGGCTGGCGCAATAAGGTAGAACAATATCTCGCGGAGCGGTACCCGGAAACGCATTTCCGTTTTTTAAACGCGGGCATTCCTTCCCTGGGAAGCCTGCCCCATGCCTTCCGCCTGCAAAAAGATGTGCTGGACCAGGGACGGGTAGACCTGCTCTTCCTTGAAGCTGCAGTGAATGACCGGGTAAATGGTACGCCGGAGATCCAGCAGCGGCGGGCATTGGAAGGCATCGTGCGGCACGCGCTCGGCAGCAATCCGGCGATGGATATTGTATTGATGGGCTTTGCCGATGAGTTTAAGCTAGCCGATTTCCAGGCAGGAAAAGAACCTCCGGAAATTAGCCTACATGAGGCCATAGCGCGGCATTACAGATTGCCCTTTATTAACCTTGCCGCAGAAGTAAACGCAAGAATCGCACACCAGGAATTTACCTGGGAATACGACTTTAAAAACCTGCATCCCGCGCCTTTTGGGCAGGAGTTGTATTTCAATGCTATAAAGACCTTGCTGCAAAAGCAGTTGGAAGGAGCCGTGCCGCGGGCTATTGCTGGAAGAGAAATTCCGCCGGCTATGGACCCGCTTCATTATGCGGGAGGAAAATATGCACCTGTAAAAGATGCTTCGGTTAAAACAGGGTTTGTATTGCATCCAGACTGGCAACCGGCAGACGGTGTGGGTACCCGGCCGGGGTTTGTAAAGGTGCCGGTGCTGGAGGGAGCAACAGCAGGGGCATCAACCCGTTTTTCATTCCGGGGCAGCTCCGTAGGCATTGCTGTGGTTTCGGGGCCGGATGCCGGCATGATCCGTTATTCGATCGATGGAGGGCCGGAGCAGACGGCGGATCTTTATACCCAGTGGAGCAAGGGTTTGCACCTGCCCTGGTACCTGTTGCTGAGGGATGGATTAAAAAAAGGAAGGCATCATCTGGATATAACAGTTGCTGATCAGCAGCACCCGCAATCAAAAGGCCATGCCGTTCGGATCGTGTATTTTTTAGTGAATGGAGAGTAA
- a CDS encoding alpha-L-fucosidase, with product MKLRSAILALGISCSCFAQQGMEEMWDKSSVVKEHSNVQWFKEAKFGLFIHWGLYSQLAGTWDGKNYYGSGEWIMNQAKIPVSRYRKVAESFNPVNFNADEWAQLAKDAGIKYMVITAKHHEGFSMFDSKVTDFDIVDATPYKKDPMKALAMATRKRGIQFGFYYSQFQDWYEPNGGRNTWDFDESKKDYQQYYRQKAIPQLKELLTNYGPLGIVWFDTPGGMTKEQTQAFIDELRVLQPKSLFSSRVGQGLGDYKDFGDSEVPPVPIKGAWESIYTHNDSWGYIAHDMNFKSAHEIIRLLSNVASKGGNLMLNVGPDGKGNIPYYSVKYLKETGAWLQKNGASIYSSAAGWIPAQPWGVTTSKPGKLFLHVWERPENGKLLVPGFPNAVIRVSALTDKKTLPFRKQGADLIVDMAALPDTPASDNVLVVEYKGQPPVYNAAAPVTVSAQYAANHIEAIFGKTSGASKIQSLTYSHYFGDWKHTTCITGMQSPEDVAAFTIRITEPGDYKLVLEYACPQESAKQEGCLEVDGKSYMFRTLRTSEFDKSAPLLFIKHPVTILTVQKAGLYTIKVSPYRQGKELFKLKGIIAEPLK from the coding sequence ATGAAATTACGTTCAGCAATACTTGCTTTGGGTATCTCCTGCAGTTGTTTTGCACAGCAGGGAATGGAGGAAATGTGGGATAAATCATCCGTTGTCAAAGAACACTCCAATGTTCAATGGTTCAAAGAAGCCAAGTTCGGATTATTCATTCACTGGGGACTATACTCCCAGCTGGCCGGCACCTGGGATGGAAAGAACTATTACGGCAGCGGGGAGTGGATCATGAACCAGGCAAAGATTCCGGTGAGCCGCTACCGCAAAGTAGCGGAAAGTTTTAACCCGGTAAATTTTAATGCCGATGAATGGGCGCAGCTGGCAAAGGATGCCGGCATCAAATACATGGTGATTACGGCCAAACACCATGAAGGCTTTTCCATGTTCGATTCAAAAGTAACCGACTTCGATATTGTGGATGCAACGCCTTATAAAAAAGATCCCATGAAGGCGCTGGCCATGGCAACCAGAAAAAGAGGCATACAGTTTGGATTTTATTACTCACAGTTCCAGGATTGGTATGAACCGAACGGGGGACGCAATACCTGGGATTTTGACGAATCCAAAAAAGATTATCAGCAGTACTACCGCCAAAAGGCCATACCACAGCTAAAAGAACTGCTGACCAATTACGGGCCGCTGGGCATCGTTTGGTTTGATACACCGGGCGGCATGACCAAAGAACAGACGCAGGCCTTTATTGATGAACTGCGGGTATTACAGCCGAAAAGTTTGTTCAGCAGCAGGGTAGGACAGGGCCTGGGCGACTACAAGGATTTTGGGGATTCTGAAGTGCCGCCGGTGCCCATCAAAGGCGCCTGGGAGTCGATCTATACGCATAATGATTCCTGGGGATATATTGCGCATGATATGAATTTTAAATCCGCGCATGAAATCATCCGTTTGCTTTCTAATGTAGCGTCTAAAGGCGGTAACCTGATGCTGAATGTGGGGCCCGACGGGAAAGGGAATATTCCTTACTATTCTGTAAAGTACCTGAAAGAAACCGGTGCCTGGCTGCAAAAGAACGGAGCAAGCATCTACAGCTCTGCCGCCGGCTGGATACCCGCGCAGCCCTGGGGTGTAACCACTTCCAAACCAGGTAAGCTGTTCCTGCATGTATGGGAGCGCCCTGAAAACGGGAAACTGCTGGTGCCGGGTTTTCCCAATGCTGTTATCAGGGTATCGGCTTTAACGGATAAGAAGACGCTTCCTTTCCGGAAGCAGGGAGCAGATCTTATAGTAGACATGGCCGCTCTTCCGGACACGCCTGCATCCGACAACGTACTGGTGGTGGAATACAAAGGCCAGCCGCCGGTTTATAATGCCGCGGCACCCGTTACGGTATCTGCACAGTATGCAGCCAATCATATAGAAGCCATCTTTGGCAAAACAAGCGGTGCTTCAAAAATACAGTCGCTTACCTATAGTCATTATTTTGGCGACTGGAAGCATACTACCTGTATTACCGGTATGCAGTCACCGGAGGATGTGGCTGCCTTTACCATCCGCATTACAGAGCCGGGTGATTATAAACTGGTATTGGAATATGCCTGTCCGCAGGAAAGCGCCAAACAGGAAGGATGCCTGGAAGTAGATGGTAAAAGCTATATGTTCCGTACCTTAAGGACTTCGGAGTTTGATAAATCGGCGCCCCTGTTGTTTATCAAACATCCCGTTACGATTCTTACGGTGCAAAAGGCGGGCCTGTATACCATTAAAGTGAGCCCTTACCGGCAGGGAAAGGAATTGTTTAAACTGAAGGGTATTATTGCAGAACCACTGAAGTAA
- a CDS encoding sialate O-acetylesterase, translated as MKWRKLIYVLFLCISVEGLAAVKLPAVIADHMVLQQKTTAALWGWANPGERITIQCSWNRQPVTVTAGADGRWLTRVKTIAAGGPYTIRFKGTNTIEIGDVLLGEVWLCSGQSNMEFPLAKQKAWRTGVTNYEEEVAKAADPRLRLFTVQQEVAGTPQPDVQGNWAPTTPETAATFSAVAYYFGKEIREATGVPVGLIHSSWGGTPAESWTRKEVLDTSREFRLILDRYETAVKTYPDDLVTYQQELNQWLKDSAAHRQGLRKKPARPVEPEKNSKSPTKLYNAMIHPLIPFTLKGVIWYQGESNAGRAYQYRQLFPAMIRSWRAEWKADFPFYFVQIAPHYQQSPEIREAQLLAYKTVPGTGMAVITDAGDSLDIHPRNKAVVGHRLALWALAKTYGKQRLVYSGPQYQSALQEGHKMRIRFSFADGGLIAKDGLLTGFTIAGANRQFVPATARIEGNSIVVMSNAVPQPVAVRFGWSAVPHAVLFNKAGLPASPFRTDDWPGETINNH; from the coding sequence ATGAAATGGAGAAAACTGATTTATGTATTATTCTTATGCATCAGCGTTGAAGGGCTCGCTGCTGTAAAACTCCCGGCGGTGATTGCCGATCACATGGTACTACAGCAAAAAACCACGGCGGCCTTATGGGGCTGGGCCAACCCGGGAGAGCGCATCACCATCCAATGCAGCTGGAACCGGCAGCCGGTAACGGTTACAGCCGGAGCCGACGGACGTTGGCTGACCCGTGTAAAAACCATTGCTGCAGGAGGTCCGTATACGATCCGCTTCAAGGGTACTAATACCATTGAAATTGGGGATGTATTGCTGGGCGAAGTATGGCTTTGCTCGGGTCAGTCCAATATGGAGTTCCCGTTGGCCAAACAAAAAGCCTGGCGTACGGGGGTAACAAACTATGAAGAGGAGGTGGCGAAAGCCGCGGATCCGCGCCTGCGGCTCTTTACCGTACAGCAGGAAGTGGCCGGAACGCCGCAGCCCGACGTACAGGGGAACTGGGCGCCCACCACACCGGAAACTGCGGCTACCTTTTCTGCCGTAGCTTATTATTTCGGCAAAGAGATCCGGGAAGCAACAGGTGTGCCGGTAGGATTGATCCATTCTTCCTGGGGCGGAACACCCGCAGAATCCTGGACGCGGAAGGAAGTGCTGGATACCAGCAGGGAGTTCCGGCTCATACTCGATCGTTATGAAACGGCAGTAAAAACATATCCGGATGACCTGGTAACATACCAACAGGAACTGAACCAATGGCTGAAAGATTCAGCGGCCCATCGGCAGGGGCTTCGCAAGAAACCGGCGCGTCCTGTGGAACCGGAAAAGAATTCCAAGTCGCCCACAAAGCTTTACAATGCCATGATTCATCCCCTCATCCCGTTTACACTGAAGGGGGTGATCTGGTACCAGGGTGAATCCAATGCCGGCAGGGCCTACCAGTACCGCCAGCTCTTCCCGGCGATGATCCGTAGCTGGCGGGCCGAATGGAAGGCGGATTTTCCTTTCTATTTTGTGCAGATCGCGCCCCATTACCAGCAAAGCCCGGAGATCCGCGAAGCACAGCTGCTCGCCTATAAAACGGTGCCGGGTACAGGTATGGCGGTGATCACCGATGCCGGCGATTCACTCGACATCCATCCGCGAAATAAGGCAGTGGTGGGGCATCGGCTGGCGTTGTGGGCCCTCGCAAAAACGTACGGTAAACAGCGCCTGGTCTATTCCGGTCCGCAGTATCAATCGGCGCTGCAGGAGGGCCATAAAATGCGCATTCGCTTTTCCTTTGCAGATGGCGGATTGATCGCAAAAGACGGGCTGTTGACCGGCTTTACCATTGCCGGAGCCAACCGGCAGTTTGTGCCTGCTACCGCCCGCATAGAAGGAAATTCAATTGTGGTAATGAGCAACGCCGTGCCGCAGCCGGTTGCTGTACGGTTTGGCTGGAGTGCCGTACCACATGCGGTATTGTTTAACAAAGCGGGTTTGCCGGCATCGCCGTTCCGCACCGACGACTGGCCGGGCGAAACCATCAACAATCATTAA
- a CDS encoding glycoside hydrolase family 88/105 protein: MKSVSFLAATAVGLLMSASLYAQSKNTAADLKNWPAGSGPKDIGNIIANRFVATPHTNFNRPGPPKVITYPETCTWYGALTFAKVTGNKKLTRQLAARFEPLLGSRDTLVPIPDHVDYTVFGSVPFELYMQTKDARYLKLGKHFADKQWGPPEGKRVTAESHRFYNKGLTWQTRLWIDDMFMITAVQSQAYRATGDRRYIDKAANEMVFYLDSLQQPNGLFYHAPDVPYFWGRGDGWMAVGMSELLRSLPKDNPNRPRIMEGYKKMMATLLKYQAEDGMWRQLIDDPKSWKETSCTGMFTCAFITGVKEGWLDPKVYGPAARKAWLSLTQYINADGDITEVCEGTNKKNDHQYYLDRKRITGDLHGQAPLLWCATALLR; the protein is encoded by the coding sequence ATGAAATCTGTTTCTTTTTTGGCTGCAACGGCTGTTGGGCTGCTTATGAGCGCCAGCCTCTATGCACAATCGAAAAACACGGCTGCGGATCTTAAAAACTGGCCGGCAGGCAGTGGACCCAAAGACATCGGCAATATCATCGCCAACCGGTTTGTTGCCACACCGCATACCAATTTTAACCGGCCGGGTCCGCCCAAGGTAATTACCTACCCCGAAACCTGTACCTGGTATGGCGCGCTGACCTTTGCTAAGGTTACGGGAAATAAAAAGCTTACCCGGCAACTGGCTGCCCGTTTTGAGCCGCTGTTGGGAAGCCGGGATACCCTGGTACCCATACCGGATCATGTAGACTACACTGTGTTCGGTTCTGTACCGTTTGAGTTGTATATGCAAACAAAGGACGCCCGTTACCTGAAGCTGGGAAAACATTTTGCCGATAAGCAGTGGGGGCCGCCCGAAGGGAAAAGGGTAACGGCGGAATCGCACCGGTTTTATAACAAAGGGCTTACCTGGCAAACCCGCTTATGGATCGATGATATGTTTATGATTACGGCAGTACAGTCGCAGGCCTATCGCGCCACAGGGGACCGCAGGTATATCGATAAGGCGGCTAACGAGATGGTATTTTACCTGGATTCGCTGCAACAACCCAACGGATTATTTTACCATGCACCCGACGTACCGTATTTCTGGGGAAGGGGAGACGGATGGATGGCGGTAGGGATGAGCGAGCTGCTGCGCTCGCTTCCAAAAGACAATCCCAACAGACCCCGGATCATGGAAGGGTATAAAAAAATGATGGCTACCCTGCTGAAATACCAGGCGGAAGATGGTATGTGGCGGCAACTGATTGATGATCCCAAATCCTGGAAGGAAACCTCCTGCACGGGCATGTTTACCTGTGCGTTTATCACCGGTGTAAAAGAAGGATGGCTGGATCCGAAGGTATACGGACCTGCTGCCCGGAAAGCCTGGCTATCGCTCACTCAGTATATTAATGCCGATGGAGATATTACCGAGGTATGTGAAGGAACCAATAAGAAAAATGACCACCAGTATTACCTGGATCGAAAACGGATCACGGGCGACCTTCATGGCCAGGCACCGCTGCTTTGGTGCGCTACGGCGTTATTGCGCTGA
- a CDS encoding metal-dependent hydrolase, which yields MKFTFYGQSCFLIEINGKKFLFDPFITGNELAKDIDIRTLDADYILVSHGHGDHTADLIPIAQRTGALVISNFEIVSWLQQQGITHVHPMNFGSYDFDFGTLTYMQALHSSSFPDGSYAGAAGGFILASPHYNFYYSGDTSLMLDMQLVPHYAKIDAAILPIGGNFTMNARDAVKASDFIQCNNIIGVHFDTFGYIKIDHAAAVDLFKAAGKTLLIPQIGCSYDV from the coding sequence ATGAAATTTACATTTTATGGCCAGTCCTGTTTCCTGATTGAGATCAACGGAAAAAAATTCCTGTTCGATCCTTTTATCACAGGCAATGAGCTGGCAAAAGATATTGACATCCGGACCCTCGACGCCGATTATATCCTGGTAAGCCATGGCCATGGCGATCATACGGCAGACCTGATCCCCATCGCCCAACGAACCGGCGCATTGGTGATCAGTAATTTTGAGATCGTTAGCTGGCTGCAGCAACAGGGCATCACCCATGTGCACCCGATGAATTTCGGAAGTTATGATTTTGATTTTGGCACGCTGACCTACATGCAGGCACTGCATTCCAGCAGTTTTCCCGATGGCAGCTATGCCGGTGCTGCCGGCGGTTTTATCCTGGCATCGCCCCATTATAACTTTTATTATAGCGGCGATACCAGCCTGATGCTGGACATGCAACTGGTACCCCACTACGCAAAAATCGACGCTGCTATCTTGCCCATCGGCGGCAATTTTACCATGAATGCACGCGATGCTGTAAAAGCCAGTGATTTTATCCAATGCAATAATATCATCGGGGTGCATTTTGATACCTTCGGCTATATTAAGATTGACCATGCAGCAGCCGTCGATCTTTTTAAAGCAGCTGGCAAAACTTTGCTGATCCCGCAGATCGGTTGTTCTTACGACGTGTAG